Proteins encoded within one genomic window of Felis catus isolate Fca126 chromosome C1, F.catus_Fca126_mat1.0, whole genome shotgun sequence:
- the RNF186 gene encoding E3 ubiquitin-protein ligase RNF186, translated as MACAEPQRVSTGATATEATGPARAYLGSTDGDLECLVCREPYSCARPPKLLACQHPFCAVCLKLLLCIQNDAWSVTCPLCRQATTVPGGLICSLRDQEAVAGRLVRPEVRLCPQGLADSATSTARHPGRVAEEGQDAASVNRVAARRLAAHLLLLALLVALILPFFYPGILRWVLAVIITLALLMPSLFCCHRSSRGSCWPPHGALFCREQKHSEIASIA; from the coding sequence ATGGCCTGCGCCGAGCCCCAGCGCGTCTCCACAGGAGCCACCGCCACGGAGGCCACAGGCCCTGCTAGGGCTTATCTTGGCTCCACGGATGGCGACCTCGAGTGTCTGGTGTGCCGGGAGCCCTACAGCTGTGCCCGGCCACCCAAGCTGCTGGCCTGCCAGCACCCCTTCTGTGCCGTCTGCCTGAAGCTCCTGCTGTGTATCCAGAACGACGCCTGGTCCGTCACCTGCCCACTGTGCCGCCAGGCCACCACCGTCCCCGGGGGCCTCATCTGCAGCCTGCGCGACCAGGAGGCCGTGGCGGGGCGGCTGGTCCGGCCGGAGGTGCGGCTCTGTCCTCAGGGACTGGCGGATTCCGCCACCTCGACGGCCAGGCACCCCGGCCGggtggcagaggaagggcaggacGCGGCAAGTGTTAACCGCGTGGCGGCCCGGCGCCTGGCGGCACACCTGCTCCTACTGGCCTTGCTCGTCGCCCTCATCCTGCCCTTCTTCTACCCGGGCATCCTCCGGTGGGTGCTCGCAGTCATTATCACCTTGGCCCTGCTGATGCCCTCCCTCTTCTGCTGTCACCGGAGCAGCCGGGGCAGCTGCTGGCCTCCCCACGGGGCGCTTTTCTGCAGAGAACAGAAACACAGTGAGATCGCTTCCATCGCCTGA